A genomic region of Alistipes megaguti contains the following coding sequences:
- the scpA gene encoding methylmalonyl-CoA mutase, with protein sequence MRAKFSELKYEGAQQKSCCASKGCGQVEPWLTAERIPVKGTYTAEDLEGMEHLNYAAGIAPFLRGPYSTMYVMRPWTIRQYAGFSTAEESNAFYRRNLAAGQKGLSVAFDLATHRGYDADHPRVVGDVGKAGVSICSVEDMKVLFNGIPLDKMSVSMTMNGAVLPILAFYIVTGLEQGCTLDQLSGTIQNDILKEFMVRNTYIYPPEFSMRIIADIFEYTSKNMPKFNSISISGYHMQEAGATADIELAYTLADGLEYLRAGINAGMSIDAFAPRLSFFWAIGMNHFMEIAKMRAARMLWAKIVKQFNPKNPKSLALRTHSQTSGWSLTEQDPFNNVARTAIEAMGAALGHTQSLHTNALDEAIALPTDFSARIARNTQIYIQEETSICREVDPWAGSYYVETLTNEIAHKAWEHIQEIEKLGGMAKAIETGIPKMRIEEASARKQARIDSGEEKIIGLNEYRLEKEAPIDILAVDNTAVRESQIKRLKELRATRDNEAVKKALAAITECVKTKQGNLLELAVEAAKVRATLGEISDACEVVVGRYKAVIRSISGVYSSEVKNDKNFEHAKELCAEFAKKEGRQPRIMIAKLGQDGHDRGAKVVATGYADIGFDVDMGPLFQTPEEAAKQAVENDVHVVGVSSLAAGHLTLVPQIIAELKKLGREDIVVIVGGVIPHQDYDELYRDGAAAIFGPGTPIATAAIKILEILLGE encoded by the coding sequence ATGAGAGCTAAATTTTCAGAACTCAAATACGAAGGCGCCCAGCAGAAGAGCTGCTGCGCCTCGAAAGGCTGCGGTCAGGTGGAACCGTGGCTTACGGCCGAGCGCATTCCCGTCAAGGGAACCTATACGGCCGAAGACCTCGAAGGCATGGAGCACCTGAACTATGCCGCCGGTATCGCACCGTTCCTGCGCGGTCCCTATTCGACGATGTACGTGATGCGTCCGTGGACGATCCGTCAGTACGCCGGATTCTCGACCGCCGAGGAGTCCAACGCCTTCTACCGCCGCAACCTCGCCGCCGGTCAGAAGGGTCTGTCGGTGGCCTTCGACCTGGCTACGCACCGCGGCTATGACGCCGATCACCCGCGTGTCGTAGGCGACGTCGGCAAGGCCGGTGTCTCGATCTGCTCCGTCGAGGACATGAAGGTCCTCTTCAACGGCATTCCGCTGGACAAGATGTCCGTGTCGATGACCATGAATGGCGCCGTGCTGCCCATTCTGGCCTTCTACATCGTCACGGGTCTCGAGCAGGGTTGCACGCTGGATCAGCTCTCGGGTACGATCCAGAACGACATCCTCAAGGAGTTCATGGTGCGCAACACCTATATCTACCCCCCCGAGTTCTCGATGCGGATCATCGCCGACATCTTCGAGTATACGTCGAAGAACATGCCGAAGTTCAACTCGATCTCGATCTCGGGCTACCACATGCAGGAGGCCGGTGCTACGGCTGACATCGAGTTGGCCTACACGCTGGCCGACGGTCTGGAGTATCTGCGCGCCGGTATCAATGCCGGCATGTCGATCGACGCCTTCGCGCCTCGTCTGTCGTTCTTCTGGGCCATCGGCATGAACCACTTCATGGAGATCGCCAAGATGCGCGCCGCACGTATGCTGTGGGCCAAGATCGTCAAGCAGTTCAACCCGAAGAACCCCAAGTCGCTGGCCCTGCGTACCCACTCGCAGACCTCGGGCTGGTCGCTCACGGAGCAGGATCCGTTCAACAACGTGGCCCGTACGGCCATCGAGGCCATGGGCGCCGCCCTGGGACACACCCAGTCGCTGCACACCAACGCCCTGGACGAGGCCATCGCCCTGCCGACCGACTTCTCGGCACGTATCGCCCGCAACACGCAGATCTACATCCAGGAGGAGACCTCGATCTGCCGCGAGGTCGATCCGTGGGCAGGTTCCTACTACGTCGAGACCCTCACCAACGAGATCGCGCACAAGGCCTGGGAGCACATCCAGGAGATCGAGAAGCTGGGCGGTATGGCCAAGGCCATCGAGACCGGTATTCCGAAGATGCGTATCGAGGAGGCTTCGGCCCGCAAGCAGGCCCGTATCGACTCCGGCGAGGAGAAGATTATCGGTCTGAACGAGTACCGTCTGGAGAAGGAGGCCCCGATCGACATCCTGGCCGTGGACAACACCGCCGTGCGCGAAAGCCAGATCAAGCGTCTGAAGGAGCTGCGCGCCACGCGTGACAACGAGGCCGTGAAGAAGGCCCTGGCCGCCATCACCGAGTGCGTGAAGACCAAGCAGGGCAACCTGCTCGAGCTGGCCGTCGAGGCCGCCAAGGTCCGCGCTACGCTGGGTGAGATCTCCGATGCCTGCGAGGTTGTCGTAGGCCGCTACAAAGCTGTTATCCGTTCCATCTCAGGTGTTTACTCTTCGGAAGTGAAAAACGACAAGAACTTCGAGCACGCCAAGGAGCTGTGCGCCGAATTTGCCAAGAAAGAGGGCCGTCAGCCGCGTATCATGATCGCCAAGCTCGGCCAGGACGGACACGACCGCGGTGCCAAGGTCGTTGCTACGGGTTATGCCGACATCGGCTTCGACGTCGACATGGGTCCGCTGTTCCAGACTCCGGAGGAGGCTGCCAAGCAGGCCGTCGAGAACGACGTCCACGTAGTGGGCGTATCGTCGCTGGCCGCCGGTCACCTCACCCTCGTGCCGCAGATCATCGCCGAGCTGAAGAAACTCGGACGTGAGGATATCGTCGTCATCGTCGGCGGTGTGATTCCTCACCAGGATTACGATGAGCTCTACCGCGACGGTGCCGCCGCCATCTTCGGCCCCGGTACGCCGATCGCCACGGCTGCCATCAAGATCCTCGAGATCCTGCTGGGCGAGTAA
- a CDS encoding iron-containing alcohol dehydrogenase, with product MNNFIYQNPTKLVFGKGQIARLPELIPTDRRIMITFGGGSVKRNGVYDQVVKALEGRDFIEFWGIEANPSVETLRKAIALGKEKKVDFLLAVGGGSVIDGTKLISAGLLYDGDAWDLVLKGSYSKTVPLATVLTMAATGSEMNSGAVISRYETKEKYAFYSHYPVFSILDPETLFSLPKRQIACGLADTFVHVLEQYMTTPGQSLLMDRWAEGILHTVVETAPKALSDERDYDTMSEYMLSATLALNDMIRMGVTQDWATHMIGHELTALHGLTHGATLAIVINGTLRVLRDQKHGKLLQFGERIWGITGGSDEERIDRTLVRTEEFFRSLGLSTHLSEEGIGQETIAEVERRFNASGVHYGEAGNVDGAMARRILEACL from the coding sequence ATGAACAATTTCATCTATCAGAATCCGACCAAACTGGTCTTCGGCAAGGGGCAGATTGCCCGTCTTCCGGAACTCATCCCGACCGACCGTCGTATCATGATCACCTTCGGCGGCGGAAGCGTTAAACGTAACGGCGTCTATGACCAGGTTGTCAAGGCCCTTGAAGGGCGTGATTTCATCGAATTCTGGGGAATCGAGGCCAATCCTTCGGTGGAGACGCTGCGCAAGGCCATCGCCCTTGGAAAGGAAAAGAAGGTTGACTTCCTGCTGGCTGTAGGCGGAGGATCGGTCATCGACGGTACGAAACTTATCTCGGCGGGACTGCTCTACGACGGCGATGCTTGGGATCTCGTCCTCAAGGGCAGTTATTCGAAGACCGTGCCGCTGGCTACTGTTCTGACGATGGCCGCCACAGGCTCCGAGATGAACAGCGGTGCTGTCATTTCGCGCTACGAGACCAAGGAGAAATACGCCTTCTACAGCCACTATCCGGTCTTTTCGATTCTCGATCCCGAGACACTCTTCTCGCTTCCGAAGCGACAGATTGCCTGCGGACTGGCCGATACGTTCGTGCATGTGCTCGAGCAGTATATGACCACGCCGGGTCAGTCGCTGTTGATGGACCGCTGGGCTGAGGGAATCCTCCATACGGTCGTAGAGACGGCTCCGAAGGCCCTCTCCGACGAGCGTGATTACGACACGATGTCCGAGTACATGCTCTCGGCGACGTTGGCTCTGAATGACATGATCCGCATGGGTGTGACGCAGGACTGGGCAACGCACATGATCGGCCACGAACTGACGGCCCTGCACGGGCTGACCCACGGTGCTACGCTGGCCATCGTCATCAACGGAACGCTGCGTGTGCTGCGCGACCAGAAGCACGGCAAGTTGTTGCAGTTTGGTGAGCGGATCTGGGGCATTACGGGCGGCAGCGATGAGGAGCGTATTGACCGGACACTGGTCCGTACCGAGGAGTTTTTCCGTTCGCTGGGACTCTCGACGCACCTCTCGGAGGAGGGGATCGGCCAGGAGACAATTGCCGAGGTCGAGCGCCGGTTCAATGCTTCGGGCGTCCACTACGGTGAGGCCGGAAACGTCGACGGAGCGATGGCCCGCCGCATCCTCGAGGCCTGCCTCTGA
- a CDS encoding peptidylprolyl isomerase has translation MASLNTLRTKFGVVLSVIIAFALLAFILSLKTEMGFSGNDPRVGVIDGEKINYSEYYDQYEQIKAQNNVQESDEQQSAMLANAVWQSLIAKYVYTPGFERLGLRVTESERMAMASGQQPSQTFYNAFTDPRTGQYSVDAINQFLAQAETNPQAAQMWSQLNEQACMEREMQKFFGLIKGGVYVNSLEVAQGVKGANETFSGKWIGKKFASVPDSLVSVSSSDLKAYYNSHKDQFKQTPSRTLSYVVFEVSPTDDDLLALEKNAAEVGKNFAVAEDVKAFVRGNRNGHVAENYVTAAQLSDEEAKALMAGEMYGPVLKNNEWTMARVLDSKVAPDSIGIRHIVLPYTQEALADSLLTVARQGGDFAALASQYSVYDATAANGGDVGVLPFSSFTGEFVEKLAGVKTGDIVKIASGDAIQLMQIYRTGKPTKHLQVASITYPVEASAATRRDIHNQAGSFMVNAKGSSEAFADAASEAAVTPRVATLTQGDRTIRGLDDSRDVARWAYGAKKGDVSEIFSVGKDYVIAMLTDIDDDDYASLQKVAAQVRAQVLRDKKYDYILNELSGSTLDEQAKSLGSEVGDFSGVAYGAFYIDGIGVEPRLVGAIASSEKGALSVPVKGLSGLYIFQVDDIQTSEKQTAEGEKVRAQAMAEGMAQQFALPAVQQMADIQDLRGKYF, from the coding sequence ATGGCAAGTTTAAACACCTTACGTACCAAGTTCGGCGTCGTGCTTTCGGTCATCATCGCATTCGCCCTCTTGGCCTTTATCCTCTCCCTGAAGACCGAAATGGGCTTCTCGGGCAATGATCCCCGTGTCGGCGTGATCGACGGCGAGAAGATCAACTATTCGGAGTATTACGACCAGTACGAGCAGATCAAGGCTCAGAACAACGTGCAGGAGAGCGACGAACAGCAGTCGGCCATGCTGGCCAACGCCGTCTGGCAGTCGCTGATCGCCAAGTATGTCTACACGCCGGGTTTCGAGCGTCTGGGACTGCGTGTGACCGAGTCCGAGCGTATGGCCATGGCCAGCGGTCAGCAGCCTTCGCAGACCTTCTACAACGCCTTCACCGATCCGCGTACGGGACAGTACAGCGTAGATGCCATCAATCAGTTCCTGGCCCAGGCCGAGACCAATCCGCAGGCTGCACAGATGTGGTCGCAGCTCAACGAACAGGCCTGCATGGAGCGTGAGATGCAAAAGTTCTTCGGGCTGATCAAGGGTGGTGTTTACGTCAATTCGCTGGAGGTGGCTCAGGGTGTCAAGGGCGCCAACGAGACCTTCTCGGGCAAGTGGATCGGCAAGAAGTTCGCTTCGGTGCCCGATTCGCTGGTGTCGGTTTCGTCGAGCGACCTGAAGGCCTACTACAACAGCCACAAGGATCAGTTCAAACAGACGCCGTCGCGGACGCTGTCGTATGTCGTGTTCGAGGTTTCGCCTACGGATGACGACCTGCTGGCTCTGGAGAAGAACGCTGCGGAGGTGGGCAAGAATTTTGCCGTCGCCGAGGATGTGAAGGCCTTCGTGCGGGGCAATCGCAACGGACATGTTGCCGAGAATTACGTAACCGCCGCCCAGCTTTCCGATGAGGAGGCCAAGGCTCTGATGGCCGGTGAGATGTACGGACCGGTGCTGAAGAACAACGAGTGGACGATGGCCCGTGTGCTGGATTCGAAAGTGGCTCCCGACTCGATCGGTATCCGCCACATCGTGCTGCCCTATACGCAGGAGGCGCTGGCCGACAGCTTGCTGACGGTGGCCCGTCAGGGAGGTGATTTTGCCGCGTTGGCTTCGCAGTACTCGGTCTATGACGCTACGGCCGCCAATGGCGGAGACGTAGGGGTGCTTCCCTTCTCGTCCTTTACGGGTGAATTCGTCGAGAAACTGGCCGGCGTGAAGACGGGTGATATCGTCAAGATCGCCTCGGGCGACGCCATCCAGTTGATGCAGATCTACCGTACCGGCAAACCCACGAAGCATCTCCAGGTGGCATCGATCACCTATCCGGTGGAGGCTTCGGCAGCAACGCGCCGTGACATCCATAACCAGGCCGGATCGTTCATGGTCAATGCCAAGGGGTCATCGGAGGCCTTTGCCGATGCCGCTTCGGAGGCTGCCGTGACGCCGCGTGTGGCTACGCTGACTCAGGGCGATCGGACGATCCGCGGTCTGGACGACTCGCGTGACGTGGCCCGCTGGGCATACGGTGCCAAGAAGGGCGATGTTTCGGAGATCTTCTCCGTAGGCAAGGATTACGTGATTGCCATGCTGACCGATATTGACGACGATGATTATGCTTCGCTGCAGAAGGTTGCGGCTCAGGTTCGGGCCCAGGTGCTGCGCGACAAGAAGTACGACTATATCCTCAACGAGCTTTCGGGCTCGACGCTCGACGAGCAGGCCAAGAGCCTCGGCTCGGAGGTCGGCGACTTCTCGGGTGTGGCTTACGGAGCATTCTATATCGACGGCATCGGTGTTGAGCCGCGTCTGGTTGGTGCGATTGCCTCTTCGGAGAAGGGAGCCTTGTCGGTACCTGTGAAGGGCCTGTCTGGGCTCTATATCTTCCAGGTGGATGATATTCAGACCTCGGAGAAGCAGACCGCCGAAGGTGAGAAGGTTCGCGCACAGGCAATGGCCGAAGGAATGGCCCAGCAGTTTGCTCTGCCGGCCGTTCAGCAGATGGCCGATATTCAGGATCTGCGCGGCAAGTACTTCTAA
- a CDS encoding hemolysin family protein yields MVQSLILIVVMLLLSAFFSGMEIAFTSKNRLKLEIDRKQNRMFDRIAEVFARHPGQYITTILVGNNIALVVYSLAMSMLLRELYAAFGWEELAREGSVAIDTAVSTLIIIFFAEFLPKSVFRNDPNFYYRALAPVIYFFYIVLYPIARFTTLLSHGILWLMGRRVEEKNIAPGFDREDLASLLEAGGQETHTEPDAELKLFQNALDFADLRVRDCMVPRVDVEAVDIDETTIDQLADRFIETKYSRIFVWRKSIDNIIGYVNSKSLFTRPEQISDVMMEVNFVPETMPLQLVLENFIKHRTNIAVVIDEFGGTAGIISLEDVLEQIFGEIEDEHDVPDLVEKQVGPDEYVLSCRLEVKYLNERYGLGIEESREYDTLAGFIIYNYEGIPAAGETIVVDGLQVRILRTTRSRLELARVKKL; encoded by the coding sequence ATGGTGCAATCGCTCATACTGATCGTGGTCATGCTGCTGCTGTCGGCCTTCTTCTCGGGGATGGAGATCGCCTTTACGAGCAAGAACCGGCTCAAGCTGGAGATCGACCGCAAGCAGAACCGGATGTTTGACCGCATAGCAGAGGTCTTCGCCCGCCATCCGGGGCAGTACATCACGACGATTCTGGTCGGCAACAACATTGCGCTGGTGGTCTATTCACTGGCCATGTCAATGCTCCTGCGGGAGCTCTATGCGGCCTTCGGGTGGGAGGAGCTGGCCCGCGAGGGGTCGGTGGCCATTGATACGGCCGTTTCGACGCTGATCATCATCTTCTTTGCGGAGTTCCTGCCCAAGTCGGTTTTCCGCAACGACCCGAATTTCTACTATCGGGCACTGGCTCCGGTGATCTACTTCTTCTACATCGTGCTCTATCCCATAGCCCGTTTCACGACGCTTTTGTCGCATGGAATTCTGTGGCTTATGGGGCGACGGGTCGAGGAGAAGAACATAGCTCCGGGTTTTGACCGCGAGGATCTGGCCTCGCTGCTCGAGGCCGGGGGGCAGGAGACCCACACCGAACCCGATGCCGAACTGAAACTCTTCCAGAATGCGCTGGATTTTGCCGACCTGCGGGTACGGGACTGCATGGTGCCGCGCGTGGATGTCGAGGCTGTGGATATCGACGAGACGACGATCGACCAGCTGGCCGACCGTTTCATCGAGACGAAGTATTCGCGTATCTTCGTCTGGCGGAAGTCGATCGACAACATCATCGGATATGTCAATTCGAAGAGTCTTTTCACGCGTCCGGAACAGATCTCGGATGTGATGATGGAGGTCAATTTCGTGCCGGAGACCATGCCGCTGCAACTCGTGCTGGAGAATTTCATCAAGCACCGGACGAACATTGCCGTGGTGATTGACGAGTTCGGCGGTACGGCGGGCATCATCTCGCTGGAGGACGTGCTGGAGCAGATCTTCGGCGAGATCGAGGACGAACACGATGTGCCGGATCTGGTCGAGAAACAGGTCGGACCGGACGAATATGTCCTCTCGTGCCGTCTGGAGGTGAAGTATCTCAACGAACGCTACGGTCTGGGCATCGAGGAGAGCCGCGAATACGATACGCTGGCGGGTTTCATCATCTACAATTACGAGGGGATTCCGGCCGCCGGCGAGACGATCGTCGTCGACGGTCTCCAGGTTCGGATTCTCCGCACGACGCGTTCCCGTCTCGAACTGGCGCGGGTGAAAAAATTGTAA
- the lptC gene encoding LPS export ABC transporter periplasmic protein LptC: MRKRITRYAQVALSVVGSAILLFSCSGEAQDTKSAAEESMMTEYSEDLSIINSQNGRRSYHFVTPLLEGYTLAREPYREFRKGIKITTYQDDSLSSVDAVLTANYAIYYQNRELWEAKGNVVVKKSDGKTLYTQQLFWNARTGKIYSNVDSKIVQNNGRDVFIGEGFESDEEFKDWRFRRMKGRMEVEMKQRADSTSADSSAERPAAGRPAPTPVKPVPESNPVPSAKPAPAGSAVEAPRPVRNIKAE; encoded by the coding sequence ATGAGGAAACGCATCACTCGATACGCACAGGTAGCACTCTCCGTGGTGGGGAGTGCTATCTTGCTATTCTCGTGTTCGGGCGAGGCGCAGGATACGAAGTCGGCGGCCGAAGAGTCGATGATGACCGAGTACAGCGAGGATCTGTCGATCATCAATTCGCAGAACGGACGGCGTTCGTACCATTTCGTCACGCCGCTGCTGGAGGGTTATACGCTGGCGCGGGAGCCCTACCGGGAGTTCCGCAAGGGAATTAAGATCACGACCTACCAGGATGATTCGCTCTCGTCGGTCGATGCGGTGCTGACGGCCAACTATGCCATCTACTACCAGAATCGCGAACTGTGGGAGGCCAAGGGCAATGTTGTGGTGAAGAAGTCCGACGGCAAGACGCTCTATACGCAGCAGCTCTTCTGGAATGCGCGAACGGGGAAGATCTATTCGAACGTCGATTCGAAAATCGTGCAGAACAACGGCCGCGACGTCTTCATCGGCGAGGGATTCGAATCGGACGAGGAGTTCAAGGACTGGCGTTTCCGCAGGATGAAGGGACGCATGGAGGTGGAGATGAAGCAGCGTGCCGATTCGACATCGGCGGACTCTTCGGCGGAGCGGCCTGCGGCCGGGCGTCCGGCTCCGACTCCGGTGAAGCCCGTTCCGGAGTCGAACCCCGTCCCATCGGCCAAACCGGCTCCGGCCGGCTCCGCAGTGGAGGCTCCGCGCCCCGTGCGAAACATCAAGGCCGAATGA
- a CDS encoding lipopolysaccharide assembly protein LapB, which produces MKNVKFLLTAACSLFAFAALAQDFSDPKYAIWGDTPEERQQNILNSNFLKESCDNKDYNAAAHYLKELLDKCPKASENTFVRGITLYKNKINRAKSLDEKNMYVDSLMLIYDLRNKYFGDHPKRGTAYILDRKAREYLTYKPSDRAGIREAFREAIAAGGDNTDPETVVAYFSNLCDDYKNTDEVMPDEVLAEYERLEPFFAKHPEAAEYKAQFDAAFGLSGAASCENLEKLYRAKIEAAPDDEALLAQAVGMMSRAKCDGDFYFTIAEKYYQMKPSSETAMFLAQAFQNKGDYAKAMTYLNEALAVEQDPAERQKLLVRIALVGLVANDISEAASAARQARDLNPEDGVPYFVLAQCYASSAAACGGFAGQATFWAAYDTMAKAVELLPSDSEYLEHAKTSLSAFRSRFPNSEECFFNELQEGARYTVTCGTAAGVTTTVRTR; this is translated from the coding sequence ATGAAAAACGTAAAATTCCTGCTCACCGCTGCATGCTCGCTCTTCGCGTTCGCGGCGCTGGCTCAAGATTTCAGTGATCCGAAGTACGCGATCTGGGGTGATACGCCCGAGGAGCGTCAGCAGAACATTCTGAACAGCAACTTCCTCAAGGAGTCGTGCGACAACAAGGACTACAATGCCGCCGCCCACTATCTGAAAGAGCTGCTGGACAAGTGCCCGAAGGCCTCGGAGAATACCTTCGTGCGTGGAATTACGCTTTACAAGAACAAGATCAACCGCGCCAAATCGCTTGACGAGAAGAACATGTATGTCGACTCGCTGATGCTGATCTACGATCTGCGCAACAAGTATTTCGGCGACCATCCGAAGCGCGGTACGGCCTATATCCTCGACCGCAAGGCCCGTGAATATCTGACCTACAAGCCGAGCGACCGTGCCGGTATCCGCGAGGCCTTCCGCGAGGCCATTGCCGCCGGTGGCGACAACACCGATCCGGAGACTGTCGTGGCCTATTTCTCGAACCTCTGCGACGACTACAAGAATACGGACGAGGTGATGCCGGACGAGGTGCTTGCGGAGTACGAGCGTCTGGAGCCCTTCTTCGCAAAGCATCCCGAGGCTGCCGAGTACAAGGCGCAGTTCGATGCCGCGTTCGGACTGAGCGGTGCGGCCAGCTGCGAGAACCTCGAGAAGCTCTACCGGGCGAAGATCGAGGCTGCACCCGACGATGAGGCGCTGCTGGCCCAGGCCGTGGGGATGATGTCGCGGGCCAAGTGCGACGGCGACTTCTACTTCACGATCGCCGAGAAGTACTATCAGATGAAGCCCTCGTCGGAGACGGCCATGTTCCTGGCCCAGGCCTTCCAGAACAAGGGTGACTATGCCAAGGCCATGACCTACCTGAACGAGGCGCTGGCCGTCGAGCAGGATCCGGCCGAGCGTCAGAAGCTCCTCGTGCGCATCGCCCTGGTGGGTCTGGTAGCCAACGACATTTCGGAGGCCGCATCGGCCGCCCGTCAGGCCCGCGATCTGAATCCGGAGGATGGCGTGCCCTATTTCGTGCTGGCACAGTGCTATGCTTCGTCGGCAGCCGCCTGCGGCGGATTCGCCGGTCAGGCTACCTTCTGGGCCGCCTACGACACGATGGCCAAGGCCGTCGAGCTGCTGCCGAGCGACTCGGAGTACCTCGAGCATGCCAAGACCTCGCTTTCGGCATTCCGCAGCCGCTTCCCCAACTCGGAGGAGTGCTTCTTCAACGAGCTGCAGGAGGGTGCCCGCTATACGGTGACCTGCGGTACGGCAGCCGGCGTCACGACGACGGTCCGCACCCGCTGA
- a CDS encoding OmpP1/FadL family transporter, whose amino-acid sequence MPVKNTLSKLLVAAAALFPVAVAAQTSSINAFSPYTMYGIGEVNTPGTLPMRSMGGVGVAMRSTGVVNLLNPAGFSAAPQKTFLFNFGLEGQNYYNSQKVAGEAKSTVYNTFNFHDIAFQLPVAKRLGLGFSLTPYSSVGYRTKYYHEYDPTDPVYGNVGNIQYNYQGDGDITEVKVGLGWEVFKNFSIGVAAQYYWGSINRSFVMTPTAITGDGTYVSSVGSDVYSVSSIKGQVGVQWSPILNQKRILTVGAAFDFGGDLNPEVTKKIYVGDLYNTTVKGDTTHLKLVLPHQLAVGLYYQTAKWAMGVDYVYQNWGGRNTASEMTGMSGTGENRTSYLVEYVNTSTIKLGVEFTPNRYDIRNFLRRWSYRAGFRYGTYNQSFNGERLGQWAVTAGFGIPVKLWAVSSVDVGVEYGRRAYNVAERLGLVRQQYFKIAVGFTLFAGQENGEYWFMRPKYD is encoded by the coding sequence ATGCCAGTGAAGAACACCTTGAGTAAGCTACTTGTCGCAGCAGCGGCGCTGTTCCCTGTTGCCGTCGCGGCCCAGACAAGCAGTATCAATGCCTTCTCGCCCTATACGATGTACGGAATCGGTGAGGTGAATACCCCCGGAACGCTCCCGATGCGGTCGATGGGCGGCGTGGGCGTGGCCATGCGTTCGACGGGTGTGGTGAATCTGCTCAATCCCGCGGGATTCAGCGCCGCCCCGCAGAAGACCTTCCTCTTCAACTTCGGTCTCGAGGGCCAGAACTACTACAATTCGCAGAAGGTCGCCGGCGAGGCCAAGAGCACGGTTTACAATACGTTCAATTTCCACGATATCGCCTTTCAGCTGCCGGTGGCCAAGCGGCTGGGCCTGGGCTTCAGCCTGACGCCCTACAGCTCGGTGGGCTACCGCACGAAATACTACCACGAGTACGACCCGACGGATCCCGTCTACGGCAACGTGGGCAACATCCAGTACAACTACCAGGGCGACGGCGACATCACGGAGGTGAAGGTCGGTCTGGGCTGGGAGGTCTTCAAGAACTTCTCGATCGGCGTGGCCGCCCAGTACTACTGGGGCTCGATCAACCGTTCGTTCGTGATGACCCCGACGGCCATCACCGGTGACGGGACCTACGTTTCGTCGGTGGGCAGCGACGTCTACAGCGTCTCGAGCATCAAGGGACAGGTGGGCGTACAGTGGAGCCCGATTCTGAATCAGAAGCGGATCCTGACCGTGGGTGCGGCGTTCGACTTCGGCGGCGACCTGAACCCGGAGGTGACCAAGAAGATCTACGTCGGCGACCTCTACAACACGACGGTCAAGGGCGATACGACGCATCTGAAGCTGGTGCTGCCGCATCAGTTGGCCGTGGGCCTCTATTACCAGACGGCCAAATGGGCCATGGGCGTGGATTACGTCTACCAGAATTGGGGCGGACGCAACACGGCTTCCGAAATGACGGGTATGAGCGGTACGGGCGAAAACCGTACGTCGTATCTGGTCGAGTATGTCAATACGAGTACGATCAAACTGGGCGTGGAGTTTACGCCCAACCGGTATGATATTCGAAATTTCCTGCGGCGGTGGTCCTACCGTGCGGGCTTCCGCTACGGGACCTACAACCAGTCCTTCAACGGCGAACGCCTCGGACAGTGGGCCGTGACGGCGGGCTTCGGTATTCCGGTGAAGTTGTGGGCCGTATCGTCGGTCGATGTGGGGGTTGAGTACGGACGCCGCGCCTACAACGTCGCCGAACGGCTGGGACTGGTCCGTCAGCAGTATTTCAAGATTGCGGTGGGCTTCACGCTCTTCGCCGGCCAGGAGAACGGCGAGTACTGGTTCATGCGGCCCAAGTACGATTAA
- a CDS encoding type III pantothenate kinase produces MNLLVDIGNSLVKLAAFDGGRLIAQTSTRYLQPSVFEEILPGHRAERAIVESTRGDADEILSQVHEHADYVLEFTPQTPVPIANAYRTPETLGRDRLAAAVGATVLYPGRNVLIVDFGTAVTIDLVTADATFRGGCISPGMRTRFRALHDYTAKLPLCSATGSEELQGLSTEEAIRLGVMNSLTFEIEGYMSRMREKIDDLCVIFTGGDAKYFAKRIKNTIFANCNLVFCGLDRILEYNASEEHLE; encoded by the coding sequence TTGAATCTGCTTGTGGACATAGGCAATTCGCTGGTCAAGCTCGCCGCGTTCGACGGGGGACGGCTCATTGCCCAGACCAGTACGCGATACCTCCAGCCGTCGGTTTTCGAGGAGATCCTGCCGGGACACCGGGCCGAACGCGCCATCGTGGAGTCGACACGGGGCGATGCCGATGAGATCCTCTCACAGGTGCACGAACACGCGGATTACGTGCTGGAATTCACGCCTCAGACGCCGGTTCCGATCGCCAACGCCTACCGTACGCCCGAGACACTGGGCCGCGACCGGCTGGCGGCCGCTGTGGGTGCCACGGTGCTCTATCCGGGTCGCAACGTGCTGATCGTCGACTTCGGGACGGCCGTAACGATCGACCTGGTGACGGCTGACGCCACCTTCCGCGGCGGGTGTATTTCGCCGGGCATGCGGACCCGTTTCCGGGCGCTGCACGACTATACGGCCAAGCTGCCCCTCTGTTCGGCGACCGGGAGCGAGGAGCTGCAGGGCCTCTCCACCGAGGAGGCCATCCGGCTGGGGGTGATGAACTCGCTGACCTTCGAAATCGAGGGCTATATGAGCCGGATGCGGGAAAAAATCGACGATTTGTGCGTAATTTTTACCGGAGGAGACGCGAAATACTTTGCGAAAAGAATTAAAAACACGATATTTGCAAATTGTAATCTGGTCTTTTGCGGATTGGATCGAATTTTAGAGTACAATGCCAGTGAAGAACACCTTGAGTAA